A part of Caretta caretta isolate rCarCar2 chromosome 1, rCarCar1.hap1, whole genome shotgun sequence genomic DNA contains:
- the USF3 gene encoding basic helix-loop-helix domain-containing protein USF3: MPEMTENETPMKKQHRKKNRETHNAVERHRKKKINAGINRIGELIPCSPALKQSKNMILDQAFKYITEMKRQNDELLLNGGNNEQAEEIKKLRKQLDELQKENGRYIELLKANDICLYDDPTIHWKGNLKSAKVSVVIPSDQVQKNIIVYSNGSQPGGNNQGASVQGITFNVGHNLQKQTANVVPVQRTCNLVTPVTISGVYPTENKPWSQTTVSPLASNQPVPAETVLELSTSENEQDMLTSATASSQNACQSGTEQELQCSSSSTPQNDQNVPKIKNGQECTKLMKKTIMHGISIPSNTTIEASQVQQVNVTSSSLQDPRSEFQESFVVSATDTTCTPSVRLSIVDSLPSVNILKTTDLLSSAGVPVTSAIETVKAVTAISTLPAGPLDNCWSFSGSSGVGTSDLKNMSSLTRIPSAGITQTTWTTLQLAGNTVQPLTQTPSSVMTALLNEPVNGAGTISSTHNRHLAPSISLNTSVPGDGQTAEQNVVTLPSCPSVPMQPLITQPQVKTQPAGNIFPLNSAMQVIQMAQTIGSAVTAVPANQNVIILQPPNTTPCPPVVRAEVPSQTVSQQIVIIQAANQNSLPLLSAQPPGSLRVPVNGASPIASSNSSVQNASAPQTFGGKHLVHILPRPPSLPSSSATQTFSVTMSNQQQPQTISLNGQLFALQPMMSSSGASNQAPMQIIQPTTSEDPNTNVALNTFGALANLNQSISQMAGQSCLQLSLSQPTNPTTASSQIAPINCVSLPTSAASSIATESSTVLSSASNSINISPKKASAGLPSNIKSKRTNKKTSTKKHLAANSKASCPANPCREAGKLDCTNVEATAEHSDGERLIENIPVVSQALAVSQANSVAAPTDVSISDCQSKETLSSEQMVSLPELSSTEVPSSSPLESVMSEQFVLVPSSSKDSTALLQTSRNNPLPNSVLPESSKSFVTTSISMSSATEAHVTISQVSGALAPQNSATTDHASEAESISETCSVGQESSIVMQTTDLLEGQGLTRMLSDLTKERTAMLKPSFSLQVEHSDFPPENSKTIKSNVDLPEKQELLLMNTEGDTLTQHHSCISDQEVVSGSLIASRQADSPMSTSSGSSRGFSVASMLPDTSREDVTSSTSTNTCNSCTFSEQTDIVALAARAIFDQENLEKSGGGIQVNLRDAASKSSEVAPLEREQQPFKPQTGKANVGQLEAAPNKFQAQDPVQTNVDRPVEKPSCSVGVETSNTVQISTSQSPNVTSLSVNNLIHQSRIIHPLVSCSGLSQPSEQATVPATEIRSIASSSYVNQSPGSAMMTEYVQDQLSAIRANTMQAPQMQEPHLKQQNHESRKDSAKRAVQEDLLLSTAKRQKQCQTTPVRLEGVALTNRTPDSIADQTQMLVSQIPPNSSNPVVSVSNQGHTDGLNRLFPSNNNFVTSALRQTEVQCSSQPSISEQQGQTGGQHLQPIQHVPAQGVSHLHSNHPYLKQQQAGQLRERHHLYQLQHHVPHAESSVHSQSHSVHQQRAIQQEVQMQKKRSLVQGTQASQLSLQQKHHGNDQTRQKSGQPHPHHQQIQQQMQQHFGASQPEKNCENPSTSRNHHNHPQNHLNQDIMHHQQQDVGNRQQGSGVSSEHVSGHNQMQRLLTARGLEQQMVSQPSIVTRPSDMTCAPHRQERNRVSSYSAEALIGKTPSNSEQRIGISLQGSRVPDQLEMRSYLDVSRNKGLVIHNMQSRISVDHAVGPEVQRLSDCQTFKPNGASQQPTGNFDVQASRNSEIGNSVSSLRGMQSQAFRISQNTGPPIERQKRLPYQPVRGIPTGNALPPRDNENTCHQSFMQSLLAPHLGDQVSGSQRSISEHQRNTQCSASSTIEYNCPPARESVHIRRDGEGQNRESCDMSMGTINTRNSSLNIPFSSSSSSGDIQGRNTSPNISVQKSNPMRMTDSHGTKSHMNTPVSSNMHGVVRPALPHPAISHGNAEQGQPSVRQPNSSVTQRSRHPLQDNSGSKIRQPERNRSGNQRHGNVFDPSLPHLPLSTGGSMILGRQQSTIEKRGSIVRFMSDGPQVSNDNAAPDQHALSQNFGFPFIPEGSMNPPINANTSFIPPVTQPSATRTPALIPVDPQNTLPSFYPPYSPAHPTLSNDISIPYFPNQMFPNPSTEKPSSGGLNNRFGSILSPPRPVGFAQPSFPLLPDMPPMHMTNTSHLSNFNLTSLFPEIATALPPDGSAMSPLLSIANTSASDSSKQSSNRPAHNISHILGHDCSSAV, from the coding sequence CTGAAGAGATAAAAAAGCTCCGGAAACAGTTGGATGAACTCCAGAAGGAAAATGGGCGATACATAGAACTACTGAAAGCAAATGACATTTGCCTGTATGATGatcccacaattcactggaaaGGGAATCTCAAAAGTGCAAAGGTCTCTGTTGTTATTCCTAGCGATCAGGTTCAAAAGAACATCATTGTCTATTCGAATGGGAGTCAGCCTGGTGGAAATAACCAGGGGGCATCTGTCCAGGGAATAACTTTTAATGTTGGTCataatttacaaaaacaaacagccaATGTTGTACCAGTTCAGAGAACTTGCAACCTAGTGACTCCTGTGACCATTTCTGGTGTTTACCCCACAGAAAACAAGCCATGGTCTCAGACCACAGTTTCTCCATTGGCGTCCAATCAACCAGTTCCTGCTGAGACTGTGCTTGAACTTTCCACCTCAGAGAATGAGCAGGACATGCTTACCTCTGCTACTGCAAGCTCACAGAATGCTTGTCAGTCTGGGACAGAACAAGAATTACAGTGTTCCTCAAGTAGCACACCACAGAATGATCAAAATGTccccaaaattaaaaatggaCAAGAATGCACCAAGTTGATGAAAAAAACAATCATGCATGGCATCAGCATTCCTTCTAACACCACCATAGAGGCCTCTCAAGTTCAACAGGTGAATGTGACCTCTTCAAGCTTACAGGATCCTAGAAGTGAATTTCAAGAAAGCTTTGTCGTTTCAGCAACTGATACCACTTGTACCCCATCTGTGAGACTCTCCATTGTGGATAGCCTCCCTTCAGTAAACATCCTCAAAACTACAGACTTATTAAGTAGTGCTGGGGTCCCTGTGACTTCTGCAATAGAAACTGTTAAGGCTGTTACAGCAATAAGCACACTGCCTGCTGGTCCATTAGACAACTGTTGGTCTTTTTCAGGCTCTTCAGGTGTTGGCACTTCTGATTTGAAAAACATGAGTAGCCTTACACGGATCCCTTCAGCTGGAATCACACAAACCACATGGACTACTTTGCAACTAGCAGGAAACACTGTTCAGCCATTAACCCAGACACCGTCCAGTGTTATGACTGCATTGTTAAACGAGCCAGTTAATGGTGCTGGTACCATATCTTCCACCCATAACAGACATTTGGCTCCAAGCATCAGTTTGAATACTTCTGTGCCTGGAGATGGGCAGACAGCTGAACAAAATGTTGTTACCTTGCCCTCTTGCCCATCTGTACCTATGCAGCCATTAATCACTCAACCACAGGTTAAAACCCAGCCTGCTGGAAACatctttccattgaattcagctATGCAGGTAATTCAGATGGCTCAGACAATTGGGTCAGCTGTTACTGCAGTACCAGCTAATCAGAATGTTATAATTCTCCAGCCTCCTAACACCACTCCATGTCCACCAGTGGTGAGAGCTGAAGTCCCCAGCCAAACCGTTAGTCAACAGATTGTAATTATACAAGCAGCTAATCAGaattctcttcctctcctctctgcccagccccctggTTCTCTCAGAGTTCCTGTGAATGGAGCCAGTCCAATAGCAAGCTCTAACAGCTCTGTGCAAAATGCCTCTGCTCCACAAACTTTTGGAGGGAAACATCTTGTCCATATATTACCAAGACCACCTTCTTTACCATCTTCTAGCGCTACACAAACTTTTTCAGTTACAATGTCAAATCAACAACAGCCTCAGACTATTTCTTTAAATGGACAGCTGTTTGCATTGCAACCTATGATGTCCTCGTCTGGAGCTTCAAATCAAGCCCCTATGCAAATTATTCAACCTACCACTAGCGAAGATCCGAATACCAATGTTGCCCTCAATACATTTGGTGCTTTAGCTAACCTCAATCAGAGTATATCACAAATGGCTGGGCAAAGCTGTTTACAGCTGTCCCTTAGTCAGCCTACTAATCCAACAACTGCCAGCAGCCAGATTGCCCCAATTAACTGTGTTTCATTACCAACTTCTGCAGCATCTTCCATAGCTACCGAAAGTTCAACAGTGTTATCCAGTGCTTCTAATTCTATAAACATTTCTCcaaaaaaagcttctgctggtTTGCCATCAAACATAAAATCAAAAAGGACAAACAAAAAGACAAGTACTAAAAAACATTTAGCAGCCAACAGCAAAGCATCATGTCCAGCGAATCCTTGCAGAGAAGCAGGGAAGCTTGATTGCACTAACGTGGAAGCTACAGCAGAGCATTCAGATGGTGAACGACTCATTGAAAACATTCCTGTAGTATCACAAGCCTTAGCTGTATCACAAGCAAACAGCGTGGCAGCACCAACTGATGTAAGCATTTCTGACTGTCAATCCAAAGAGACTCTGAGTTCTGAACAGATGGTGAGTTTACCAGAGCTGAGTTCAACAGAGGTACCGAGTTCATCACCGCTAGAATCTGTGATGTCAGAACAGTTTGTACTGGTTCCATCAAGTTCCAAAGATTCCACTGCTCTTCTGCAAACATCTCGGAATAACCCGTTACCCAACTCTGTGTTGCCAGAATCTTCCAAATCATTTGTTACCACTAGCATCTCAATGTCCTCTGCCACTGAAGCACACGTGACAATTTCTCAGGTTTCTGGGGCATTAGCTCCACAAAACAGTGCAACGACAGACCATGCTTCTGAGGCAGAAAGCATTTCAGAGACCTGCAGTGTTGGGCAAGAGTCATCAATTGTGATGCAAACCACAGACTTGTTAGAGGGACAAGGTCTAACCAGAATGCTGTCTGACCTTACTAAAGAAAGAACAGCGATGCTAAAACCCTCTTTTTCGCTTCAGGTGGAACACtctgatttccccccagaaaactCTAAAACAATAAAATCAAATGTTGATTTGCCTGAGAAGCAGGAACTTTTGTTAATGAACACTGAAGGTGACACTCTCACGCAACATCATTCCTGCATTTCCGATCAAGAGGTTGTTAGTGGTTCTCTTATTGCTAGCAGGCAGGCGGACTCTCCAATGTCAACTAGCTCTGGGAGCAGTCGTGGCTTCTCAGTTGCATCCATGTTGCCAGACACATCTAGGGAAGATGTAACCAGCAGCACATCAACAAATACATGTAACAGTTGCACTTTTTCAGAGCAAACTGACATTGTAGCTCTTGCAGCAAGAGCTATTTTTGACCAAGAGAACCTTGAAAAAAGTGGAGGGGGGATACAAGTTAATTTAAGGGATGCTGCCTCTAAATCTTCTGAAGTTGCACCTTTGGAAAGGGAGCAGCAGCCTTTTAAACCACAAACAGGTAAAGCTAATGTAGGACAGTTGGAAGCAGCACCAAACAAATTCCAAGCTCAGGATCCAGTGCAAACAAATGTTGATAGACCAGTGGAAAAACCCAGCTGTTCTGTAGGAGTGGAAACATCAAATACTGTACAGATATCAACTTCCCAATCACCAAATGTAACCAGTTTAAGTGTAAATAATCTCATACATCAAAGTCGCATCATCCACCCCCTTGTAAGTTGCTCAGGTTTATCCCAGCCTTCAGAGCAAGCCACTGTTCCTGCCACAGAGATTCGGTCCATAGCATCTAGTTCCTATGTCAATCAGTCTCCAGGATCAGCTATGATGACTGAATATGTTCAAGATCAACTGAGTGCTATTAGGGCAAACACCATGCAGGCTCCACAGATGCAGGAACCCCACTTAAAGCAGCAAAACCATGAAAGTCGCAAAGACTCTGCTAAACGTGCTGTCCAAGAGGACCTTCTGCTTTCTACAGCAAAGAGGCAGAAGCAGTGTCAGACAACACCTGTCAGGCTTGAAGGCGTGGCATTGACGAACCGAACACCAGACAGTATTGCTGACCAAACTCAAATGTTGGTTAGTCAGATCCCTCCTAATTCATCCAATCCGGTTGTGTCAGTGAGCAATCAAGGGCACACAGATGGTCTTAACAGATTATTCCCATCCAACAACAACTTTGTGACCTCTGCTTTGAGGCAAACTGAAGTTCAGTGCAGTTCTCAGCCATCCATTTCAGAGCAGCAAGGTCAGACAGGAGGTCAGCATCTGCAACCTATACAGCATGTACCTGCTCAAGGCGTATCTCATCTTCATAGTAACCACCCATACTTAAAACAACAGCAGGCTGGACAGTTAAGAGAGAGGCATCACTTATATCAGCTACAGCACCATGTTCCTCATGCAGAGAGCTCAGTCCATTCTCAATCCCACAGTGTCCACCAACAAAGAGCAATACAGCAAGAGGTGCAAATGCAAAAGAAACGAAGCCTTGTCCAGGGAACCCAAGCGAGTCAACTTTCTTTACAGCAGAAGCATCATGGAAATGATCAAACTCGGCAAAAAAGTGGGCAGCCTCATCCCCACCACCAGCAAATACAGCAGCAGATGCAGCAGCACTTTGGAGCTTCCCAGCCTGAAAAGAACTGTGAAAACCCTTCAACAAGCAGAAACCATCATAACCATCCTCAGAACCATCTAAATCAAGATATTATGCATCATCAGCAACAGGATGTTGGCAACAGACAGCAAGGCTCAGGGGTTTCATCCGAACATGTATCTGGACATAATCAGATGCAGAGACTTCTGACCGCCAGGGGCTTGGAGCAACAAATGGTGTCCCAGCCAAGTATTGTAACCAGGCCATCAGATATGACCTGTGCCCCACATAGACAAGAAAGAAACAGAGTTTCTAGTTACTCTGCAGAGGCACTTATTGGGAAGACGCCTTCTAATTCAGAACAGAGAATAGGGATATCCCTTCAGGGCTCTCGGGTTCCAGACCAGCTTGAAATGAGAAGTTACCTAGATGTTTCTAGGAATAAAGGTTTGGTCATTCATAACATGCAGAGTCGTATATCTGTAGACCATGCGGTTGGCCCAGAAGTTCAACGGCTTTCTGATTGTCAGACATTCAAACCAAATGGGGCCAGCCAACAGCCAACAGGCAATTTTGATGTACAGGCCTCAAGAAATAGTGAAATTGGTAACTCTGTATCATCCCTCAGGGGCATGCAATCACAAGCTTTTCGAATTAGTCAAAATACTGGGCCACCCATAGAGAGACAAAAGAGATTGCCCTATCAACCAGTTCGGGGTATTCCAACAGGAAATGCTCTTCCGCCAAGGGACAATGAAAATACATGCCACCAAAGTTTTATGCAGAGTTTACTTGCCCCTCATCTTGGAGATCAGGTTAGTGGAAGCCAAAGATCAATTTCAGAACATCAGAGGAATACGCAGTGCAGTGCATCCTCCACAATTGAATATAATTGTCCCCCAGCACGAGAGAGCGTCCACATTCGAAGAGATGGTGAAGGTCAGAATAGAGAAAGTTGTGACATGTCTATGGGTACAATTAATACTAGGAATAGTTCTTTAAATATTCCTTTTTCAAGTTCTTCTTCCTCAGGAGATATTCAAGGTCGAAACACAAGCCCAAATATTTCTGTACAGAAGTCCAATCCCATGAGAATGACTGACAGTCATGGAACCAAGAGCCACATGAATACACCTGTTTCTAGCAACATGCATGGAGTTGTCCGGCCAGCTCTCCCACACCCTGCTATCTCTCATGGGAATGCTGAGCAAGGGCAACCATCTGTTCGTCAGCCAAATTCTTCAGTTACTCAGCGATCAAGGCATCCTCTACAGGATAATAGTGGTTCTAAAATCCGCCAGCCTGAAAGGAATCGATCTGGAAATCAAAGACATGGAAATGTATTTGACCCTAGTCTGCCCCATCTTCCCCTGTCTACTGGTGGCAGTATGATCCTTGGGCGCCAGCAATCTACGATAGAAAAAAGAGGCAGCATTGTCCGTTTTATGTCTGATGGCCCTCAAGTGTCTAATGATAATGCAGCCCCTGACCAGCATGCTTTGTCTCAAAATTTTGGATTTCCATTTATTCCAGAGGGAAGTATGAATCCACCAATAAATGCCAATACTTCTTTCATTCCACCAGTTACTCAGCCCAGTGCCACTCGAACACCAGCCCTAATCCCAGTAGATCCTCAAAATACACTGCCATCTTTCTATCCGCCTTATTCTCCTGCTCATCCT